A stretch of Borrelia turcica IST7 DNA encodes these proteins:
- a CDS encoding glycoside hydrolase family 3 N-terminal domain-containing protein: MVWFLEMVNGIFKFLLIEILFSLNLYLLGNVPEIDYDYFEQDKSDLVSIEKFLGKVDFKDNLKERRLFIGIRNVAEPNAVQRLSRDELEKIKEINPIGVILFRENFKEADQTKELIDSLKQYLGSDIFIAVDEEGGLVNRVSENKKLGVYNFPSMESVGGTNDVHLAYKIGEILGKQLRRLGINVNMAPVADVKFAPVSPLVNRTFGHLVYNVGLMVESFVEAIQRQGVSAVVKHFPGLGGTKVDTHKEIAFLPYSKNFLMGNNFVPFIFGREAKFIMIGHVLASKISKDITSMSKDIVDIIRYNLNIDSMIITDAYDMGAIVNNFRIKDAIKKSLSSGIDIVLIPEGYQKLNKNIK, translated from the coding sequence ATGGTTTGGTTTTTAGAGATGGTAAATGGAATATTTAAGTTTTTATTGATAGAGATCTTATTTTCTTTGAATTTGTATTTATTGGGAAATGTTCCTGAGATAGATTATGATTACTTCGAGCAGGATAAATCTGACCTTGTAAGTATTGAGAAATTTTTGGGAAAAGTTGATTTTAAGGATAATTTAAAGGAGAGACGTTTGTTTATTGGCATTAGGAATGTTGCAGAACCTAATGCTGTTCAAAGACTTAGTAGAGATGAGCTTGAAAAAATAAAAGAGATTAATCCAATAGGGGTGATTTTATTTAGAGAAAATTTCAAAGAGGCTGATCAAACCAAAGAGTTGATTGACTCATTAAAGCAATATCTTGGCTCTGATATTTTTATTGCTGTTGATGAGGAAGGGGGATTGGTTAATAGAGTTAGTGAAAATAAAAAATTGGGTGTTTATAATTTTCCTTCTATGGAATCTGTTGGTGGAACAAATGATGTGCATCTGGCTTATAAAATTGGTGAAATACTTGGAAAACAACTTAGACGACTTGGAATTAATGTCAACATGGCACCAGTAGCTGATGTAAAATTTGCTCCTGTTAGTCCTTTAGTGAACAGGACTTTTGGACATTTAGTTTACAATGTTGGGCTTATGGTAGAGTCATTTGTAGAGGCAATACAGAGGCAAGGTGTTTCTGCAGTGGTTAAACATTTTCCCGGACTTGGAGGGACTAAAGTGGATACTCATAAGGAAATAGCTTTTTTGCCTTATAGTAAAAATTTTTTAATGGGAAACAATTTTGTGCCATTTATTTTTGGTAGAGAAGCAAAATTTATTATGATTGGTCATGTTTTAGCGTCTAAGATTTCTAAAGATATAACTAGTATGTCAAAGGATATTGTGGATATTATAAGATATAATTTAAATATTGATAGTATGATAATAACGGATGCGTATGATATGGGAGCAATTGTGAATAATTTTAGAATAAAAGATGCAATTAAAAAATCTTTAAGCTCGGGTATTGATATTGTGCTTATTCCAGAGGGATATCAGAAACTTAATAAAAATATAAAATAG
- a CDS encoding UTP--glucose-1-phosphate uridylyltransferase, which yields MFEMIDKDFSRRMLDELNSHRLELLNVSIKSFPDKRHKSIFNLSGDIIKLKFEKRLVENNLKKYIDNFSEFLRVEEDNFYIFTGDELERLGLALYPYLSFGILNGGSATSYVDILKNSDFNEELYLLYESKILEAKEAFKDLPKGITPAYINKNGSYGFSFLALKIRHLLMLSKRYMDIYGVSEKPSMFQMTSFKTDTFISKFLDDIFDEDLIKNCNYYNFKKEDILTAIQPLVYCYRKLDNGQYVYFDYEKDGEKTILALPAGHGQNFRVLRDIYFKLYESGKRFVYIGNIDNIGFTVNLKALAIMAITNSSSGFEFSDKTALDTKGGILIVDKDDDLTCVDIGGAISKEDVRKAEYRGEKILFNCATGLFNLEYLVNNIDKIIEEMPSRIIEQNKEVGKYIAIEQITWEIVKLVDNPLIFEVSRGNRFLPAKLFIDMLIASGYLKEKLSFNISYIADYLNNSLNNLLKNDYGLVFRDGKWNI from the coding sequence ATGTTTGAAATGATAGATAAAGATTTTTCTAGAAGAATGCTTGATGAGCTTAATAGTCATAGGCTTGAACTTTTAAATGTCTCTATTAAGAGTTTTCCGGATAAAAGACACAAAAGTATTTTTAATCTTTCTGGTGATATTATTAAATTAAAGTTTGAAAAGCGACTTGTTGAGAATAATTTGAAAAAATATATTGATAATTTTTCAGAATTTTTAAGAGTAGAAGAAGATAATTTTTATATTTTTACTGGAGATGAATTAGAAAGGTTGGGGTTAGCTTTATATCCTTATCTTTCGTTTGGAATTTTGAACGGAGGATCTGCAACTAGTTATGTTGATATTTTGAAAAATAGTGATTTTAATGAGGAATTGTATCTTTTATATGAGAGTAAAATACTTGAAGCTAAGGAAGCTTTTAAAGATTTACCAAAAGGGATAACACCTGCATATATTAATAAGAATGGTAGTTATGGATTTTCATTCTTAGCATTGAAAATTAGACATCTTTTGATGCTTTCTAAAAGATATATGGATATTTACGGAGTAAGTGAAAAGCCTTCAATGTTTCAGATGACTAGTTTTAAAACAGATACATTCATTTCTAAATTTTTGGATGATATTTTTGATGAAGATTTGATTAAGAATTGCAATTATTACAATTTTAAAAAAGAAGATATTCTTACAGCTATTCAACCTTTAGTTTATTGTTATAGAAAATTGGATAATGGTCAATATGTTTATTTTGATTATGAAAAGGATGGCGAAAAAACTATATTAGCTTTACCTGCTGGACACGGTCAAAATTTTAGGGTTTTAAGAGATATTTATTTTAAACTTTATGAGTCTGGGAAAAGATTTGTATATATTGGTAATATTGATAATATTGGTTTTACTGTTAATTTAAAGGCTCTTGCCATAATGGCTATAACAAACAGTTCTTCTGGCTTTGAATTTAGTGATAAAACAGCACTAGATACAAAAGGAGGAATTTTGATTGTAGATAAGGATGATGATTTAACATGTGTTGATATTGGCGGGGCTATTTCTAAAGAGGATGTTCGAAAAGCTGAATATAGAGGAGAGAAAATACTGTTTAATTGTGCTACTGGTCTTTTTAATTTAGAATATTTGGTCAATAATATTGATAAAATAATAGAAGAGATGCCTAGTAGAATTATTGAGCAAAATAAAGAGGTGGGTAAGTATATTGCGATTGAACAAATAACTTGGGAAATAGTAAAGTTAGTGGATAATCCCTTAATTTTTGAAGTTAGTAGAGGAAATAGGTTTCTTCCTGCAAAGTTATTTATTGATATGCTTATTGCCAGTGGTTACTTAAAAGAGAAGCTTTCATTTAATATTTCTTATATTGCTGATTACTTAAATAATTCTCTTAATAATTTATTGAAGAATGATTATGGTTTGGTTTTTAGAGATGGTAAATGGAATATTTAA
- a CDS encoding phosphoglucomutase, translated as MLKQYILNMINLKNAIDEMILSPSGFRKIFAKSKDENSTDCEINDDDKILIATITFTIANYLKNKAKEYINIGLDSRATGSIISEIIIKTLISNNNNVKFFGILPIPEILAYTKNSKNSKGFIYISASHNPKGYNGLKIGLDDGGVLNSKEINKIIHKIKSNIENEILIKKLIENLRNFNTNETNLKLYEIIIQNKTQNKAKSYNAYKSLMHEIIYSDINNKKNIENLKENIKKNPIGIIGEMNGSSRINSIDRKIIESFGLKLELHNTQLGVFKHGMIPEGKSLYMCERILEEKFKEDSSFQLGYVPDCDGDRGNLVFIDEIKGKSKIIEAQKIFALSVLSELSYLYHIGIKTNLAVVVNDATSLNIEKIATLFNAKVYRVEVGEANLTEMADILRGKGLIVKILGEGSNGGNITYPSKVRDPLATVFSIIKLLRIKELYKTWCNLSNNEYKENYNLGDILKTINFYSNVETSSEKAILKLKVENQEILKTHYEKLLEKEMKSNNKLISELLIDNFEIINYEGIKQSKTRTGDSSGGLKVLLKNAKNEIIATLWMRGSKTEPIFRVLSEIKSEKQEKLLDLLEFNKELIQNAYSLT; from the coding sequence ATGCTAAAACAATATATACTAAACATGATAAATCTAAAGAATGCTATTGATGAAATGATACTCTCCCCTTCAGGATTTAGGAAAATATTTGCAAAATCAAAAGATGAAAATTCAACAGATTGTGAAATCAATGATGATGATAAGATATTAATTGCAACAATAACCTTTACAATAGCAAATTATTTAAAAAATAAAGCAAAAGAATACATCAATATAGGACTAGACTCAAGGGCAACTGGAAGTATAATCTCTGAAATAATAATCAAGACATTAATATCAAACAACAATAATGTCAAATTTTTTGGCATACTCCCAATACCAGAAATTTTAGCTTATACAAAGAATAGTAAAAATTCAAAAGGATTCATATACATTTCCGCTAGCCATAATCCCAAAGGATATAACGGACTTAAAATTGGCCTAGACGATGGCGGTGTGTTAAATTCAAAAGAAATAAATAAAATAATACACAAAATCAAATCAAATATTGAAAACGAAATCTTGATAAAAAAATTAATAGAAAACTTAAGAAATTTCAACACAAATGAAACTAACTTAAAACTATATGAAATAATTATTCAAAACAAGACTCAAAATAAGGCAAAATCTTATAATGCATATAAGTCATTAATGCATGAAATAATATATTCAGATATAAACAATAAAAAGAATATTGAAAACTTAAAAGAAAATATCAAAAAAAATCCTATAGGAATAATAGGAGAAATGAATGGTAGCTCTCGTATCAATTCAATAGATAGAAAAATCATCGAATCCTTTGGACTAAAATTAGAACTTCATAACACCCAATTAGGAGTTTTTAAACATGGAATGATTCCTGAAGGTAAATCTTTATATATGTGTGAGCGAATATTAGAGGAAAAATTTAAAGAAGACAGTTCTTTCCAACTAGGCTATGTTCCTGATTGTGATGGAGATAGAGGAAATTTAGTGTTCATTGATGAAATAAAGGGAAAATCAAAAATCATTGAAGCACAAAAAATATTTGCACTATCAGTACTCTCAGAGCTTAGTTATCTTTATCATATTGGGATTAAAACCAATTTAGCAGTTGTGGTTAATGATGCAACTTCATTAAATATTGAAAAAATAGCAACTCTATTTAATGCAAAAGTTTACAGAGTTGAAGTTGGTGAAGCAAATTTAACGGAAATGGCAGATATCTTAAGAGGGAAAGGACTGATAGTAAAAATTCTAGGAGAAGGATCAAATGGCGGGAATATTACATATCCCTCAAAAGTACGAGACCCTCTAGCGACAGTCTTTAGTATAATTAAATTGCTAAGAATAAAAGAACTTTACAAAACATGGTGCAATTTATCTAACAATGAATATAAAGAAAATTATAATCTAGGTGATATATTGAAGACAATAAATTTCTACAGTAATGTAGAAACTTCATCTGAAAAGGCTATACTAAAACTCAAGGTAGAAAATCAAGAAATACTAAAAACACATTATGAAAAATTACTAGAAAAAGAAATGAAAAGCAATAACAAACTTATTTCAGAATTATTAATAGACAATTTTGAAATAATCAACTATGAAGGCATTAAACAAAGCAAAACCCGAACTGGAGATTCTTCAGGAGGACTTAAAGTCTTACTTAAAAATGCAAAAAACGAAATAATTGCAACCTTATGGATGAGAGGTTCAAAAACAGAACCAATATTCAGAGTACTCAGTGAAATTAAATCTGAAAAACAAGAAAAACTGCTAGATCTTTTAGAATTTAATAAAGAGCTAATTCAAAACGCATACTCATTAACATAA
- the trpS gene encoding tryptophan--tRNA ligase: protein MQKKVMLTGDRPTGSLHLGHYVGSIVNRLKYQEEYETYVIIADLHTLTTRPDLNSINEISSNVREMVLDYLACGINPEKAHIYLQSAIPELLELNLILSMIVMVNRLQRIPSIKDMSVAAGFTEVPYGLLGYPILMSADILMAKANLVPVGRDNEAHIELARELARKFNSLYGENFFPIPEAIFTDTQSLVGIYGKNKMSKSLGNAIFLSDDENLLRKKVMSMFTDPKRVRADIPGEVEGNPVFIYHDFFNDNVDELYELKTRYKKGTIGDVEVKERLFEVLNKFLIPIREKREFFKAKKNYVDEIIFEGTNKTRKVAIEVVRGAKKIMGLSKTWNSVRRNVEKSLKDVLNV, encoded by the coding sequence TTGCAGAAGAAAGTTATGCTTACAGGGGACAGGCCTACCGGCTCTCTTCATTTGGGGCATTATGTTGGTTCTATTGTAAATAGATTAAAATATCAAGAGGAATATGAAACTTATGTTATTATAGCTGACTTGCATACTCTTACTACAAGGCCAGATTTAAATAGTATTAATGAAATATCTTCTAATGTTAGGGAAATGGTTTTGGATTACCTTGCTTGTGGAATTAATCCAGAGAAGGCTCATATATATTTACAATCAGCCATACCAGAACTTTTAGAACTAAATTTAATACTTTCAATGATTGTTATGGTTAATCGTTTACAAAGGATTCCTAGTATAAAGGATATGAGTGTTGCTGCTGGGTTTACAGAGGTTCCTTATGGACTTTTAGGATATCCGATACTTATGAGTGCAGATATTTTAATGGCTAAGGCTAATTTGGTTCCAGTCGGACGTGATAATGAGGCTCATATTGAGCTTGCAAGAGAGCTTGCTAGAAAGTTCAATTCTCTTTATGGAGAAAACTTTTTTCCAATTCCTGAAGCTATTTTTACAGATACTCAATCTCTTGTGGGAATTTATGGCAAAAATAAGATGAGTAAGAGTCTTGGCAATGCAATATTTTTAAGTGATGATGAGAATTTGTTGCGTAAAAAGGTTATGTCTATGTTTACAGATCCAAAAAGAGTGAGAGCGGATATACCGGGAGAAGTTGAGGGTAATCCTGTTTTTATTTATCATGACTTTTTTAATGATAATGTTGATGAGCTTTATGAACTTAAAACTAGATATAAAAAAGGTACGATTGGCGATGTTGAGGTTAAGGAAAGGCTTTTTGAGGTTTTAAATAAATTTTTAATACCAATTAGAGAGAAAAGAGAATTTTTTAAAGCTAAAAAAAATTATGTCGATGAGATAATTTTTGAAGGTACAAATAAAACTAGGAAAGTTGCAATAGAGGTTGTAAGGGGTGCTAAAAAAATAATGGGTCTTTCGAAAACTTGGAATAGTGTGAGGAGAAATGTAGAAAAATCTTTAAAAGATGTTTTAAATGTGTAG
- a CDS encoding AI-2E family transporter: MALDLEPTDKLKFFKIQSIFYAIVLVVILISALKIAQTVFKPLAIAVVLGFLVYPIYTFLKRLLIPRVLVVLVIFFFLFLFSYLVFNFVYYSITILIKQLPYYQKQLIFIIRDILDKYRIDSAIIGNIDFSGYVYPFLTRISNEIIGFASSLVVLFLLLYFLLSEIHIFDIKVRKAFGHSTSERFVEALGTINNQISKYLVIKVFVSCLTGLLVFIGLTSFGQDFPLVWAVLTFVFNFIPSIGSILAVFFIVIAALVQFYPNLNLVLYIFIYNISVQVLIGNILEPKMQGHRLDISPFLLLCFLFFWGWLWGIVGLLIAYPFTVIIKVIVDNIAYLKPFSVFLSGSKMLSDINDKLSSREN; encoded by the coding sequence ATGGCTTTAGATTTAGAACCAACGGATAAGTTGAAATTTTTTAAAATTCAGTCTATTTTTTATGCTATAGTATTGGTGGTAATTTTAATTAGTGCCTTAAAGATAGCACAGACGGTTTTTAAGCCTTTAGCTATTGCGGTAGTTCTTGGATTTTTGGTATATCCTATTTATACTTTTCTTAAAAGGTTGCTAATTCCAAGAGTTTTGGTAGTGCTTGTGATTTTCTTTTTCCTCTTTTTATTTTCTTATTTAGTTTTTAATTTTGTTTACTATAGTATTACTATTTTGATAAAGCAATTACCTTATTATCAAAAGCAGTTAATTTTTATTATAAGAGATATTTTAGATAAATATAGAATAGATAGTGCTATTATTGGCAATATAGATTTTTCTGGATATGTTTATCCTTTTTTAACTAGAATATCTAATGAAATTATTGGTTTTGCAAGTAGTTTAGTGGTATTGTTTTTATTGTTATATTTTTTGCTATCGGAGATACATATTTTTGATATAAAGGTTAGGAAGGCTTTTGGACATTCCACTTCGGAGAGATTTGTAGAGGCTTTGGGTACAATAAATAATCAAATTAGTAAATACTTAGTAATAAAGGTTTTTGTTAGTTGTTTAACAGGTTTGCTAGTATTTATAGGGTTAACTTCGTTTGGACAGGATTTTCCTCTTGTGTGGGCAGTACTTACATTTGTTTTTAATTTTATTCCAAGCATAGGGTCGATTTTGGCTGTGTTTTTTATTGTAATAGCTGCTTTGGTACAATTTTATCCTAATTTAAATTTGGTGCTTTATATCTTCATATATAATATTTCTGTACAAGTATTGATTGGAAATATTCTTGAGCCAAAAATGCAGGGACATCGGCTTGATATTTCTCCTTTTTTACTGCTTTGTTTTCTTTTCTTTTGGGGTTGGCTTTGGGGTATTGTAGGGCTTTTAATAGCTTATCCTTTTACAGTAATTATAAAAGTGATAGTGGACAATATAGCTTATTTAAAGCCTTTCTCTGTGTTTTTGAGTGGTTCAAAGATGTTAAGCGATATTAATGATAAATTGAGTAGTAGGGAGAATTAA
- the cdaA gene encoding diadenylate cyclase CdaA codes for MIDIVNIIQIKDALSRILDLSLISILVYYIYKNVVNSYSVNLLKGMIIIASIGIISYYFNLHTINWLLNYIANILPIAMLILFNQEIKKIIMQIGNFNLSFKLANRKEETTKTISEIIKAIKHLSENKSGSLICIEKKIQLEQIINKGIKLDSIVSNEILISIFDYETPLHDGAVIISNNKIVYAGSFLPLSNIESISKTFGTRHRAGLGISENSDAITIITSEETGSISLTSNGKLEYNLSLNEIRKKLNLALIE; via the coding sequence ATGATAGATATAGTTAATATAATTCAAATAAAAGATGCTCTCTCTAGAATATTAGATCTAAGTTTAATAAGTATTTTAGTTTATTATATATATAAAAATGTGGTCAATTCTTATTCTGTAAACTTACTTAAAGGAATGATCATAATTGCATCTATTGGAATTATTTCCTATTATTTCAACCTACATACTATAAACTGGCTCTTAAACTACATAGCAAATATACTTCCTATTGCAATGCTTATTCTATTTAATCAAGAAATAAAAAAGATAATAATGCAAATTGGTAACTTTAACTTATCTTTTAAACTTGCAAACCGGAAAGAAGAAACTACTAAAACTATTTCTGAGATAATAAAAGCAATCAAACACTTATCAGAGAACAAATCTGGTAGCTTAATCTGTATTGAAAAAAAAATACAGTTAGAGCAAATAATAAACAAAGGAATAAAGCTAGATTCCATTGTATCTAACGAAATCTTAATATCAATTTTTGACTATGAAACACCTCTACACGATGGAGCTGTCATTATCAGTAATAACAAAATCGTTTATGCTGGATCTTTTCTGCCTCTATCTAATATTGAATCTATTAGCAAAACTTTTGGAACAAGACACAGGGCAGGTCTTGGAATTTCTGAAAATTCAGATGCAATAACAATAATAACTTCTGAAGAAACTGGATCTATTTCACTCACAAGTAATGGAAAACTAGAGTATAATTTAAGCTTAAATGAAATTAGAAAAAAATTAAATCTTGCATTAATAGAATGA
- a CDS encoding CdaR family protein: MNINKKIKNITKFFFEDWQNKSISILIAIVMFTTFYLNNIESITIEKEFKILLKDEITLGKIPDFTKILLTVKINKENLKYLDLDRIILFVEATNIKEAGEYELPIKIKNLNSIPIAEYSLSKSTISLNLDKKTSKLVKVEPKFTLLERENKGEYFIAKYNISPEKLTIYGPEKVIETINTIKTEIKEFDTRTIFISEHLEVVSPNPLITLDKSHVIVTITLSKKYTHTTIKNPNLIFNNLKNGLEIKNKDNILNPENEMFIKIRSRLSEKIIKMHIDNKNINFNLDLSHIETPGIYNVNADIIFKNNTHGIEVYEQEPKTIRLEVIPSEQ, encoded by the coding sequence ATGAATATAAACAAAAAAATTAAAAACATAACGAAATTTTTTTTTGAAGACTGGCAAAATAAGTCTATTTCTATTTTAATAGCTATTGTTATGTTTACAACATTTTACTTGAACAATATAGAGTCGATTACAATAGAGAAAGAATTCAAAATTTTACTAAAAGATGAAATCACACTAGGGAAAATTCCTGATTTTACAAAAATACTACTTACAGTAAAAATTAATAAAGAAAACTTAAAATACTTAGACCTTGACCGTATAATATTATTCGTTGAAGCTACAAACATAAAAGAAGCAGGAGAATATGAACTTCCAATAAAAATCAAAAACCTTAATTCTATTCCCATCGCTGAATACAGCCTTTCAAAAAGCACAATTTCACTCAATCTTGATAAAAAAACTTCAAAATTAGTCAAAGTTGAGCCTAAATTTACATTACTTGAAAGAGAAAACAAAGGAGAATATTTTATTGCCAAGTATAATATCTCACCCGAAAAACTAACAATATATGGCCCCGAAAAAGTAATAGAAACAATTAATACAATTAAAACTGAAATAAAAGAATTTGACACAAGAACCATATTTATATCAGAACATCTTGAAGTAGTATCTCCAAATCCACTAATAACACTTGACAAAAGCCATGTAATAGTTACTATTACACTAAGCAAAAAATATACACATACAACAATAAAAAATCCTAATTTGATTTTCAATAATCTCAAAAATGGACTAGAAATAAAAAATAAAGATAATATCCTAAATCCAGAAAACGAAATGTTTATTAAAATAAGAAGCAGACTATCAGAGAAAATAATTAAAATGCATATAGATAACAAAAATATAAATTTTAATCTAGATTTAAGTCATATTGAAACCCCTGGAATTTACAATGTTAATGCAGATATAATATTTAAAAACAATACTCATGGCATAGAGGTTTATGAACAAGAGCCCAAAACAATAAGACTAGAGGTAATTCCAAGTGAACAATAA
- the acpS gene encoding holo-ACP synthase, whose translation MKSIGCDIIQVIRLNSFLKNRKKLERFFTQREIANLEMKGKGILESLAGKFAAKEALIKSLSPLLENTIKYSLKDIEVVKSPTGNVVFQLHNDIESLVDQMNLKLYLTISHEREYAIAFVIAED comes from the coding sequence ATGAAATCAATAGGATGTGATATAATACAAGTCATCAGACTTAATAGTTTTTTAAAAAATAGAAAAAAATTAGAGAGATTTTTTACACAAAGAGAAATTGCAAACTTAGAAATGAAAGGGAAAGGAATTTTAGAAAGTCTAGCTGGTAAATTTGCAGCGAAGGAAGCACTAATTAAATCATTAAGTCCTCTATTAGAAAACACAATAAAGTACTCTCTTAAAGATATTGAAGTCGTTAAATCACCAACTGGAAATGTTGTATTTCAATTACACAATGATATTGAAAGTTTGGTTGATCAAATGAACTTAAAATTATATTTGACCATCTCACATGAAAGGGAGTACGCTATTGCATTTGTAATAGCAGAAGATTAA
- a CDS encoding DUF2225 domain-containing protein, which yields MKKISYFTKYEIECPLCSYKFRKEDLLTGSSRLISGELKVDLKREYVKNEKYGNIYPRIYSITVCPNCYLAAFPNEFNAITLASTQMKQILISREQKRKEIKSLFEDNLDFNKPRGLKEGAASYILAMMCYEFLDKNHNPTLNQAKCAIRAAWIFEDLHKENPNKNYNYLQKIFYYKAAYLYKLTIEKEQDNSEPISNEAIFGPDTDKNYGYDSVLYLSGLLEYFYGNKENKEYRYNQLIEIKTILSKIAGMGKSSKEKPSILLDKIKEVYFKISKEIKTLK from the coding sequence ATGAAAAAGATATCATATTTTACAAAATACGAAATTGAATGTCCTTTATGTAGCTATAAATTTAGAAAAGAAGACCTCTTAACAGGAAGTAGCAGATTAATATCTGGAGAGTTAAAAGTTGATTTAAAAAGAGAATATGTAAAAAACGAAAAATATGGAAATATATACCCTAGAATATATTCAATCACAGTATGTCCTAATTGCTACTTAGCTGCTTTTCCAAATGAATTTAATGCAATAACACTTGCTAGTACCCAAATGAAGCAAATTTTAATAAGCCGTGAGCAAAAACGAAAAGAAATAAAATCACTTTTTGAAGATAATCTAGACTTCAATAAACCACGAGGTCTTAAAGAAGGAGCTGCCAGTTATATACTTGCTATGATGTGCTATGAATTTCTTGATAAAAATCACAACCCGACTCTAAATCAAGCAAAATGTGCAATAAGGGCAGCTTGGATTTTTGAAGATCTTCACAAAGAAAATCCAAATAAAAATTATAACTATCTGCAAAAAATATTTTATTACAAAGCAGCTTATCTTTATAAGTTAACAATTGAAAAAGAACAAGATAATTCAGAACCAATCTCTAACGAGGCAATATTTGGTCCTGACACCGATAAGAATTATGGATATGACAGTGTTCTATATTTATCAGGATTACTAGAATATTTTTATGGTAATAAAGAAAATAAAGAATATAGATACAATCAACTCATTGAAATTAAAACTATACTCTCTAAAATAGCTGGAATGGGAAAATCATCAAAAGAAAAACCCTCAATACTTTTAGACAAAATAAAAGAAGTTTATTTTAAAATTTCAAAAGAAATAAAAACTTTAAAATAA
- the truA gene encoding tRNA pseudouridine(38-40) synthase TruA codes for MKKILAKVAYDGSRYHGFQIQPKTPTIQGEIEKALEKISKTKIKIHSSGRTDKGVHARGQIISFSININIAPKNLKIALNSLLNDDIRIIKLKYTKDEFQPRFNAKRRKYSYYILNNENHYPWEAYQAYYVKKKLNINRLNQMSAMLIGTHDFTTFSCIRDQTNPKLKKIYFARFKKKNKFIIFEITGSSFLWKMVRSIVGTMLDIEIKNEPVYTFMQILNSKNRKFARTTAPAKALFLDKVYYE; via the coding sequence ATGAAAAAAATACTTGCAAAAGTAGCATATGATGGGTCTCGATATCATGGATTTCAAATCCAACCTAAAACCCCAACAATACAAGGAGAAATTGAGAAAGCTCTAGAGAAGATAAGCAAAACAAAAATCAAAATTCATTCATCGGGTAGAACTGACAAAGGAGTTCATGCAAGAGGACAAATAATATCTTTTTCTATAAACATAAATATTGCCCCAAAAAATTTAAAAATAGCACTAAATTCTCTATTAAATGATGACATTAGGATAATAAAATTAAAATACACAAAAGATGAATTTCAACCTAGATTTAATGCTAAGAGAAGGAAATATAGCTACTACATACTCAACAACGAAAATCATTATCCTTGGGAAGCATATCAAGCTTATTATGTAAAGAAAAAATTAAATATCAATAGATTAAATCAAATGTCTGCAATGTTAATTGGAACACATGACTTTACGACCTTTTCATGCATAAGAGATCAAACAAATCCAAAATTGAAAAAAATTTATTTTGCTAGATTTAAGAAAAAAAATAAGTTTATTATCTTTGAAATAACAGGCTCTTCTTTTTTATGGAAAATGGTAAGATCAATAGTAGGAACAATGCTTGACATCGAAATAAAAAATGAACCTGTTTATACTTTTATGCAGATTTTAAACTCAAAAAACAGAAAATTTGCAAGAACAACAGCACCTGCAAAAGCTTTATTTTTAGATAAGGTTTACTATGAATAA